The DNA segment ACATTGGATTTTCTATGTATTGCGCTTGCTGAATTCGGATCTATTTCTGAAAGAAGAACCTTCCAGCTGATTTCAGGACAAAGAGGATTACCTCCATTCCTGGTAAAAGATGCAGGACTAAACTCAGGCTTGATGATTACTCAATATACCGCAGCATCTATTGCCAGTGAAAACAAACAACTGTGTACACCGGCATCAGTAGACAGCATTGTTTCCAGCAACGGACAGGAAGATCATGTGAGTATGGGTGCAAATGCGGCAACAAAGTGTTTGAGGGTTGTGAACAACCTGGAAAGAATCTTAGCAATTGAATTGTTAACCGCAGCACAGGCATTGGATTTAAGAAAACCTTTGGCTTCTTCTGAAGCGATTGAAGCATTGGTTGCCAATTACAGAAAAGTAGTTTCTTTCAATGATGCAGATCGCCTGCTGGCCACAGATATTGCAGCTTCTGTAACGTTCCTAAGAACAGAAAAGATTTAATCTTTCCTTAAGAAGATCTTATCCGCTTTTATTATAAAAAAAGAGCCGGTATCATACTTGGTGATACCGGCTCTTTTTGGTTTAAAACCAGGTTCTTTTACATAAAAGGAACATTGATTCCGAAAGTAACATTACGTCCTGTATTATAAATTCCGGCAGGTTTATACCTGCTTAAATGGTTATAATATTTTTTATCAAGCAGGTTTTGTCCTGTCACCCATAGATTCAGTTTACCTTTTTTAGTATTGATAGATGCCCCGATTCCTGCGTCCAGTAAAGTGTAACCATCAGTTTGTGTTTCAAAACTATCAAAACGCGCCTGTTTTAATACATTACTTACCCCAACTTTAACATAGGAACCGGCAAGACCTTTAATACTTGGTTCAAAACGCAATTCATTGTTAATGGATGCCGCAGGAATAAAGGGAAGCGGAGAATCATCAGCACGGTTAATTCCCCTTACATAAGCAAAGGAGTTTTCAAAGTGCAGTGATTTCACGAGGTGAAAGTCCATCGAAGCTTCACCACCAATCAGGTCTGCTTTGGTTTGCACGAAACGGTAAACAGGCAGCGTTTCTATTTCGCCTGATTCGTTGGTTAACTCTTTTGTTTCTTTATTAAAGTTTCCTGGATAGATGTAATTAAAGATTCTGTTTGCATAAGCATTCAATCCAAAAGTGACATATTTAGCTGTATACTCTAATCCAAGGTCAAACTGTAAACTAGTTTCCTGTTTTAACTTGTTATTTCCGATTTCATATCTGAATGTTCCCTCATGACGACCATTTGCGGCAAGTTCTGCAATATTTGGTGCCCTGAATCCCGATCCTGCATTTCCTTTTAATACCAGGTTTTTAGCCACCTCATAAGCAAAGCCTATGGAACCGGAAACATTAGAGAATTTGTTATCAAAACCATTAAACACTTGCTCCCCATCTACAGAAAGGTCCTGACCATTTACTTTTTTGTAGTCATAACGAGCCCCAATATTGAGCGCTCCCTTTTCAAAATTACGTTTCAGGTACACAAAAGCACCAATGTTATTGCTGTTATAATCCGGGATCAGGAATTCATCACCCTTATTGACATTCTTCTGGTACATGCCCTGAACGCCAATTGCAGGTTCCCATTTACCGGCATTAGGAAAGTAATATTTTACGTCGTAGGTATAAGAGTTCAGGTTTAAATTCAAACCAGGCTCAGTAGCACTTTCTTCAAATTCCTTTCTCATATTCCGCTGAAAAGCGAAGGTGGTTTTCAATTGTCCCTTACCAAGGATGAAATTACTATTCAACGCAGCACGATAATGGTTAATGTTCTGAAAAGGTAAACCCAATCTTCTTTGCTGTGCTTCTGCCTTCGTAATTACTTCTCCATCTTCATTCACAAAATTCCCTTCCTCGTTAGGTCCATCTTCAACCAGACCTATATTGGTATGGAAACGGGAAAAAGTCAGGTGAGAGTATCCCCAGCTTTTATTTAGGCCCACCATTCCGTTCAGATTAAACTCGTTAAATCCTGAATTCGGAACCGTCGTATTTTTATAAGCAAAGCCATAGGCATTTTTATAAGATACACGACCGCGGTATACAAATCCGTTGTCATTCCCCTGCAACATCAGTGAAGATGCACTAAGGCCATTATTAGTCCCATAAGAAGTGGTAAAATCTCCATTAAATACTCCTGGAGGAGGAACAAGGTCATCAATGATATTAATCACCCCACCTAAAGCGTCAGATCCATACAGCAAACTGGCAGGTCCTTTTAAAATCTCCACCCTTGCTGCCGAAAACTGATCTACCTCAATTCCATGTTCATCACCCCATTGCTGGGCTTCTTCTCTTGCGCCATCTACCATCGTCAGCACCCTGTTATAGCCTAATCCGCGGATGGTCGGCTTCGAAATCGCACCTCCGGTGCTCACTTGTGAAACGCCTGGAATTCTGGAAATCGCATCTACCAGATTTGTTCCTCCGGCCTGAGCCAGCTTATCTTTTCCAACAGTAACCACAGATAAACTGTTGGTTTTATTATTGGAACTGAAAGGAGATCCGGTAATCACCACTTCGGCACTTTCTATGACAGAGGATTCCATAGCAATACTCAGGGTGTTGATGGTCGCAAGATCGACCATTTGAGAATGGGTTTTATACCCGACAAAGCGGACTTCCATCAGGAACCGTCCCTTTGAAGGAATATTTTTTAAGGTAAACTCCCCCTTACTGTTGGTGGTCGTTACTGCTTTCAAATCGCTGATATATATCGTGGCGCCAACCAAAGGCTCCTGGGTACTGCCATCGGTAATTTTACCTCTAACTTCTGAAAGATCTGCCGCAAAGCTGCTTGCAGAAAAAAAGGTATATAATAGAACGACCAATACAAAGTGTATTTTTTTCATGTGTGTTTTTATTTATCAGCTAAAGCCAATGATTCAATAGATATATAGAATGAAAATTGCCAAATATAAACTTAGCTCCAGGGCCTATAAATGCACCTATTAGGGTACGCGAATTTATATCCTCCGGATAACAATAAAAGAAAATTGATTAGGCTACAGGGGGTCCCCGGAGTGAGGAGCCAATAAGTTCAGTATAAGAACCGCTAACTAAAGCGTAATATTTTGACAGGGTTTTGATTTCGAGGAATACCTGAAAATGAGTGTATTCATGAAGGTAATTTTTTTCGAAATGTGCCGCACAAACCAGACAGGTTTCGGTATGGTTACTAACGTGTAATTTGTGGGTACAGGTCTTCTCGTTTTTTAAACACTGAGGTGCTTCATCGTGGTGATGGAAGGCTCCAAAAGGAGTCAAAGCAATGGCAAACACCCATAGCAAAGCTATAGATATTAACCGGTTGATATGTTGCTGACTCTTTTTCAAATTTAAAGGCTAAAAATACTCAATTTCGTATAAATACATACATTTGTTTTACAACATTGCCCTTATATGACTTCAAATATGGATTTTAGTTTAGATTTAAGTAAAAAACAAACCCCAACAGGAAATACATTAACCTGTAAAGGATGGGTACAGGAAGCGGCGTTACGTATGCTCCTGAATAACCTTGACCCGGAAGTAGCCGAGCGTCCGGAAGACCTGATCGTCTATGGCGGTCGCGGTAAAGCTGCCAGAAACAAGGAGGCTTTAGCACTGATCGTAAAAGCACTACAAAATTTAGAAGATACAGAGACCTTACTTATCCAATCGGGAAAACCGGTGGGTGTATTGCCAACACATAAAGATGCACCAAGAGTATTGATCTCCAATTCTCAACTGGTTCCCAAATGGGCAACTCAACAACATTTTGATGAACTGGAAGATAAAGGACTGATGATGTATGGTCAGATGACCGCAGGATCATGGATCTATATCGGTTCCCAGGGAATTGTACAGGGAACGTATGAAACGTATGCTGCTTTGGCGCGCAAACATTTCAACAGCAACCTGAAAGGCACCTTAAATGTAACGGCCGGACTCGGTGGAATGGGTGGTGCACAACCGCTTGCCATCACCATGAACCAAGGTGTTTGTCTTGCGGCTGATGTAGAAGAATGGCGCATCCAGAAACGCCTGGAGACCCGTTACATTGACGAAATAGAACATGATATCGATACGGCTATTGATAAAGCCTTACAATATAAAGAAGACGGAAAGGCCATCTCCATTGGAGTGGTATGTAATGCGGTGGAATTGTTGCAAAGATTAATCGACCGCAACATTACGCCGGATACGTTAACCGACCAGACTTCTGCTCATGATCCACTGATCGGTTATTTCCCGGAAGGACTTAGCGTTGCTGAAGCCAATAAATTGCGTATTGAAAATGCGGAAGAATATGTGAAACAGTCTTATGCCACAATGGCGAAACATGTGGAGCAAATGCTGGAACTGCAAAAACGTGGTGCCATCACCTTTGATTACGGAAACAACCTTCGTGGAAGGGCATTGGAAGCTGGGGTTAAAAATGCATTTGATTTCCCTGGCTTTGTACCTGCTTATATTCGCCCTTTATTTTGTGAAGGAAAAGGACCTTTCCGTTGGGCTGCCCTGAGTGGAGATCCACAGGATATTTATGAAACGGATAAACTGATTCTGGAACTTTTCCCTGAAAACGAAAGTCTGAAGCAATGGATTACCATGGCACAGGAACGCATTGCATTCCAGGGACTGCCGGCACGCATCTGCTGGCTTGGACAGGGAGAAAGAGAAAAAGCAGGTTTGGCATTCAATAAACTGGTTGCCGATGGTAAAGTAAAAGCACCATTGGTGATTGGTAGAGATCATCTGGACACGGGTTCTGTCGCTTCTCCAAACCGGGAAACTGAAGCCATGCTGGATGGCTCTGATGCTGTAGCCGACTGGCCGATTTTAAATGCTTTGATCAATACTGCCGGTGGCGCAAGCTGGGTTTCTTTACACCATGGAGGAGGCGTTGGAATCGGTTATTCCATCCATGCAGGAATGGTGATCGTTGCCGATGGGACTGAAGATGCAGCCATCAGAATCAAGCGTGTCTTACACAATGACCCTGCTATGGGCGTGATCAGACATGCCGATGCAGGATACGACATCGCAAAAGATACCTTACGTAAACACAGACTAGGTCTTTAAGCCCTTTTTATATCATTGTTTTTTATTACAAAACCATGATGAAATAATGAACTAAATTGAGCGGTCTGCGAAACTAAGCAGACCGCTTTAACGTTTATTAAAATAAAAAGGAATGGCAACGGCTCAGCAAATTAAGAATGCGTACATCGATTATGTACTCATCAATGATGAAAAACCAAAATCAGTATACAGTTTCGTTAAGAAATTAAAGATTACAGAGGCTGATTTCTATGAATTCTACGCTTCTTTTGAAAGCATTGAAAAGAACATCTGGGTAGAACTCACCCTGGAAACGATCAATGCGATTGAGGAACAGGAAGTCTGGAGCCAGTATTCATCCCGCGAGAGAATCCTTGCCTTCTTCTATAGCTATGTGGAAGTCTTGAAGAAACAAAGAAGTTTCATCATCTATACCCTTAAATCTCACATCAGTAAATTCAGTACTCCAGATGCTTTATCGGGTGTAAAGCCAATATTTGAGAACTTTGCCGAAGAAATCATTAATGAAGGATTGGAAAGTGGAGAACTGGCCAACCGTAAATTCTTAAGTAAAAAATATAAAGATGCAGTATGGCTGCAGTTTGGCTTTATTCTCAATTTCTGGATCAATGACAACAGTCCCGGCTTTGAAAAAACAGATGAGGCCATCGAAAAAGGCATCAATGTGACCTTCGACCTTTTTGAGCGCTCTCCACTGGATAACTTGCTGGAATATGGAAAATTTCTTTCCAGAAATGGCAATTTCAAGGAAAAAATGGGACTGTAAACTTATGAAGGAACAAGAAAGTATTCCGGTAACGAAAGGACAAAGATCTGCAAAGTTTGTAAAAACAGGTATTCAGATTGGCGGCAATTACATCAAGCATTATTCAAAAAAATTATTCAACCCTAACCTGAGCAGGGATGAACTGAATGAAGACAATGCAACCGACATTTATAAATCACTCAGTGAGCTTAAAGGAAGTGCTTTAAAGATTGCGCAAATGCTGAGCATGGATAAAAATATCCTGCCTAAATCTTATGTCGACAAGTTTACCCAGTCTCAGTACAATGCACCTCCCCTTTCAGGTCCGCTGATTGTCCGGACTTTTAGTAAGAATTTTGGAAAAACACCCGATCAGATCTACGATAAGTTTAACCTCCATTCCAGTAATGCAGCTTCTATCGGGCAAGTACACCAGGCAGAACTGGATGGCAAAAAACTGGCCATCAAAATCCAATATCCCGGAGTGGGTGATAGCATATCTTCAGATCTGAAACTGGTAAAACCTTTTGCTTTCCGGTTATTGGGAATGAGTGAAAAAGACCTCAATATCTATATTAAAGAGGTAGAAGAAAGGCTGCTGGAAGAGACGGATTATGAACTGGAAGTCAGAAGATCAATTGAATTTTCTGAGGCTTGTAAACACCTGAACAATGTTGTTTTTCCAAATTACTACCCGGCACTATCCGGGAAGCGGATCATTACAATGGACTGGATCGAAGGTTTACACCTGAAAGAATTTTTAAAAACGAATCCTTCTCAGGAACTCCGCAATAAAATTGGTCAGGCTTTATGGGATTTCTATAATTTTCAACAACACGAGCTCAGAGCAGTACATGCGGACCCCCATCCAGGCAATTTTATGATTACTCCTGATGAAAAATTAGGGGTCATTGATTTTGGCTGTATCAAAGAAATGCCTGATGATTTTTACTATCCGTTTTTCTCCCTGATCTCCACAGATGTAATTAAAGATAAGGCAAAAACCATAGCAGCCTTCCGTCAACTGGACATGATTCATAAAGAGGATACGGAAAGCCAGGTTGAATTCTATTATAAAGCATATCTGGAAATGATTGAGTTGTTTGCCCGTCCGTATACAAGCAAAACGTTTGATTTCAGTAAACCTGAATTCTTTGAACAACTCTATACTTATGCGGAGAAGGTGGCCACTATGCCTGAATTCAAACAGGCCAGAGGGGTTAAACACTTCATCTATGTAAATCGTACCAACTTTGGATTATATACGATCCTACAGGAGTTAAAATCGATCGTCAACACAGACACCTTCCAGCCACATCTCCAATGAAAGTATTGCTGACCGGTGCCAATGGTTATATTGGCACCAGACTATTGCCTGTCCTTTTAGAACAGGGGCATGAAGTGGTTTGTATGGTCAGGGATAAAAGACGTTTTGCTCTGGAATCTGACTTTGGAAACCGGGTAAAAATCATTACAGGAGATCTGCTAAGGCCGTTGGAGGAGATCCCTAAAGATATCCAGGCTGCCTATTACCTGGTCCATTCGATGTCTGCGAGCGAAAATGGATTCTCAGATCTGGAACTCCACTCTGCACAAAACTTTGTCAATGCACTTCAAGCGACAGATTGTGGTCAATTGATTTACCTGACAGGGATTGTAAATGATGAAGGACTTTCCAAACACTTAAGCTCAAGGCTGGCAGTAGAAGAAGAACTAAAAAAATCAGGTATTGCTTTTACGATATTGAGAGCAGCCATCATTATTGGATCGGGAAGTGCTTCATTTGAAATTATCAGAGATCTGACCGAGAAATTACCCCTTATGGTTGCCCCGAAATGGGTTCAAACAAAATGTCAGCCTATCGGAATCCGGGATGTGCTCCGTTATTTAAGTGGCGTATTGTCAAATGATAAAGCTTTAGGACAGATATTCGATATCGGAGGACCGGATGTACTCAGTTACAGGGAAATGATGATGCAGTATGCAGAAGTACGCCAGCTAAGAAGAATCATCATTACTCTTCCCTTATTGACGCCGCGTTTATCTTCCCTGTGGCTCAACCTCGTTACTTCAGTTCCTTATGCCCTCGCCAGAAGTCTGGTAGACAGCATGAAGAATGAGGTAATTTGTAAGGAAAACAAAATTACAGCCATTGTCCCAGGCCCTTGCCTCCCTTATCGGGAAACATTAAAGCTTGCATTTGAAAAGATAGAACAAAATTCTATTGTTTCCAGCTGGAAAGATGCCCTGAATAGAGGATACCTGGAAACCAGTTTCATGGACCAGGTTAAGGTCCCACAAAATGGAACACTGGAGTATAAGGTAAAAATGCCGTTTGAGAGAGATCCCAAAGAAGTATTTGAAAATATCTGGGGTATAGGAGGAGACAGAGGCTGGTATTACCTGAACTGGCTATGGAACCTGAGGGGTTTCCTGGACAAACTGTTTGGTGGTGTAGGTACCCGCAGAGGAAGAACAGGTAATTCTAGTTTACAAGCTGGTGATGTCCTGGATTTCTGGCGCGTTTTGCTGGCCGACAAAAACAATAGGCGGTTGTTGCTATTTGCGGAGATGAAAGTACCCGGAGAAGCCTGGCTGGAATTTAAAATAGTTGAACATCATGGTCAGACATTTCTTTCCCAGATTGCGACTTTCAGGCCATCAGGATTGTGGGGCCGCGTTTATTGGTATGCAATGTTTCCTTTCCATCTTTTTCTTTTTAAAGGTATGGCGAGACAGATTACACTTTTTAGATTGCAATAAAAAAGGCACAATCGCCACAATTGCACCTTTTCTCTAACCTAAAACTTATATATAAGACGGTCTTAAATACAAAAGGTTTCATTTTAATTTATATTTTTTTAGATAATCCCCTCATTTGTGCTATAGCAGGATATTTACAAAAATTTGTTTATAAAAATCAAATAATATATGAACAAGCCGATCTTGTTAAATATATTTGTACTCCATAAAACACATCCTGATTTTGGCAAAAAGCTCTAAGATTCACAAAAACATACTTGTCATTGAAGACAATCATGCCATCCTTGATGTCATCACGCTGATTCTTCAAAGCGAGGCTTACAAGGTTACTGGTCTGAATAAAAGCGCAGATATGATGATGCATATCGAACAACTTAAACCTGACCTGGTTATTCTGGATATTATGCTTCCTGATGGAGACGGCAGGGAATTGTTAACTCAGCTTAGGTCTCAGGCTAGCACTGAAGACATTCCGGTGCTCATGATCTCTGCAAGATATACCGAGGAGAATATTCAGCATGGCGCTTTCAAACCGAATGGATTTCTGGCCAAGCCTTTTGATATTGACGATCTTCTGGACAGAATTGAAGGCATCCTTGCAGGAAAAATTTATTAATCCGGATCAACGCTTCCTGTTAAATTCGTATCTTAAACTCAAATTAATGAAACGATATGAATGCCAACGAAGCGCTCATTACCAAATTCTATACTGCTTTTCAAAATAAAGACGTCTCCACGATGCAGGAATGCTACAGCGATCAGGCGACCTTTAGCGATGCAGCCTTTACAGACCTCAACGCCAAAGAAGTTCGCGCCATGTGGGCAATGTTGATTAAAGGTGGAAAAGATATGCGTGTCGAGTTCAGCAATGTCAGGGCTGATGCGCATGGGGCAACAGCACATTGGGATGCTTACTATACTTTTTCGGCAACAGGAAGAAAAGTTTTAAATCAAATCGACGCCCGCTTTGTCATTGAAAACGGCAAGATTGTGAAACATACCGATCATTTCGACTTTTATACCTGGTCAAGACAGGCACTGGGACTTCCCGGACTTTTATTGGGATGGACCTCTTTTCTGAAAAACAAGGTAAGAAAGCAGGCCAGCGCTAAACTGGCTGCTTATATGGCAAGAGAATAATCCTAAGATTAATCTTTAATTCTTTCGATGATGGCCTCCAGGGATAGTTTATCCTGTTGGCCGCTGTGCATATCTTTTAAAGTTAATGCTCCGCTTTGCATTTCATCGCTACCGATCAAAATCACATAAGGGATGTTCTTGGCATCTGCATAGCTCATTTGTTTTTTAAGCTTTGCAGCACTTGGATATAATTCTGCAGCGATATTTGCATTTCTCAATTGCTGAACAATTGGGAGTGCATATAATTCGGCTGCTTCATCAAAATTACTGATCAGGACTTTTGTTCCCGCAGCAACAGACTCCGGGAAAAGATTCAGTTCCAATAATACGTCATAAATGCGGTCTGCACCAAAAGAGATACCAACCCCTGTTAATCCTTTCAGGCCAAACATTCCAGTCAGGTCATCATAACGACCACCCCCACCGATGCTTCCCATAGCAGCTTCATTGGTTTTTACTTCAAAAATACAACCTGTGTAATAGTTTAAACCACGTGCCAATGTAATGTCCAGCTCGAGATCAGGGCTAAGTGCAGGGTTAGATTGTAACAATCCTTTTAAATACCTGAAGACAGTCTCTATCTCCGCAATACCGTTCATCCCTGTAGCAGAACCGGCAAGTACGGTACGCAGGCTATTTAGTTTCTCTTCATTACTTCCCTGTAGTAAAATTACTGGTTTTAATTTCTCCAGATCAGCTTCTGTGAATCCACGTTCCAGCAATTCTTTACTTACACCATCCAAACCGATCTTGTCCAGTTTATCGATCGCCACAGTCATATCGATAATCAGCTCTGGCTTACCAATAATTTCAGCAATTCCAGATAATATTTTACGGTTATTTAATTTGATGGTAAAGTCTTTCAGGCCAAGGTTACTCAGGGCTTCCTGATAGATCAATACAAATTCTGCTTCATTTAATAAGCTATCCGATCCTACAACATCCACATCACACTGATAGAACTCTCTGTAGCGACCTTTCTGTGGCCGGTCGGCTCTCCACACCGGCTGAACCTGAAAGCGCTTAAAAGGCAGAGAAATGTCGTTCTGGTGCATCACCACGTAACGGGCAAAAGGTACTGTTAAATCATATCTCAATGCTTTTTCGCTGATGGATGAAATCAGCTTCTGAGAATTGGCATTAGCCAGTAATTCCGGATTCGCTTTAGAGAGAAAATCTCCGCTGTTTAAAATCTTAAAGATCAGCTTATCTCCTTCATCTCCGTATTTACCTGTTAAAGTACTCAGGTTTTCCATGGTTGGCGTTTGTATTTCCGCATATCCGTATTTCTTAAATACCGTTTTAATGGTATCAAAAATATAATTGCGTTTGACCATTTCCTGAGGTGAAAAATCACGGGTTCCTTTAACTAGAGAAGGTTTAATATTCGACATAGCGACAAAAGTACAAAAAGTAACAGGCATAAAAAAAGCTGCCGAAGCAGCTTTTTAGATTATTTAAATATTTTTAAACCAATAACCTTACTGGTTCTTCTAACAATGCTTTTAGCGTCTGTAGGAAAGCAGATCCTGTTGCACCATCCACTACACGGTGATCGCAACTTAAAGTTACCTTCATTACATTACCAGGGACTACAGCACCATTTTTAACCACAGGAACCTGAGAGATTCCTCCGATTGCAAGAATACAGGCATCTGGTGGGTTAATGATTGCTGTAAATTCATCAATTCCGAACATTCCTAAGTTAGAAATGGTGAATGTTGAACCTTCCCAATCTGCAGGTTGTAATTTCTTCGCTTTAGCACGCTGCGCAAAGTCTTTAACTTCTGCTGAGATATGAGACAATGATTTACCATCTGCAAAACGAACAACAGGAACCAATAAACCATCTTCTACCGCTACGGCTACGCCAATGTTCACATGCTCATTGTAACGGATCTTATCCCCTAACCATGAAGAGTTTACATTAGGGTGTTGTTTTAAAGCAATTGCTACTGCTTTTAACACCATATCGTTGAAAGAGATTTTAACAGGTGCATATTCATTGATTTTAGTACGGGCAGCAATTGCACCATCCATATCAATAGACATCGTTAAATAGAAATGCGGTGCTGTGAATAAGCTTTCAGATAGGCGCTTAGCAATTACTTTACGCATCTGAGTAACCGGTTTCTCTGTATATTTTTCTTCGCCAACAAATACAGGAATGCTTACCTGAGCCTGTTTCTCCGCTGGAGCTGCTGAAGTTGTAGCTGCCGGTGTGGCGGCCACTGCTGCTGCAGGCTTGAAGTTCTCAATATCTTTTTTGATGATACGTCCGCCATCAGCACTACCTGCCACCTGAGCAAGGTCAATACCTTTGTCTTTCGCAATTCTTTTTGCTAAAGGAGATGCTTTTACGCGATCTGAACTTTCAGCAGCAGTTTCTGCCGCTACAGATGAAGTGCTTTCTGCTACCGGAGCATCTGCTTTTTTATCTGCTGCAGGTTTCGCAGGAGCATCGCCTTGCGCAAGGATTCCACTGATGTCTGTTCCTTCAGGACCAACAATAGCAATAATACCATTCACTTTAGCCGCTGCACCTTTTTCTACACCGATATGTAATAAGGTTCCGTCTGCATACCCCATTACTTCCATAGTTGCCTTATCGGTCTCTACGTCAGCAAGGATATCGTCGTTTTTAATTTTATCACCAACTTTTTTATGCCATTCAGCAATTACGCCTTCAGTCATGGTATCACTTAGCAAAGGCATTCTTACCACAGTAACGCCCATTTTCTCTAAATCTGCATCCGTGATTCCTGCCGCAGCAGTTGCTTCTTTTTTATCTTCAGCAGGTTTTTCAGCCAGAGCAGCTTCTGCTGCCGGTTTTGCTTCCGCCGATGGCGTCGCAGCACCTTCAGCATCTAATGCTGCTTTATAATCTTCACCTTCTTTACCTATGACCGCAATAACCGCGTCAACAGGAACAGCTTGACCTTCTTCTACACCAATGTATAATACGGTACCGTCCCAATATGACTCTAAATCCATGGTTGCCTTATCGGTTTCCACTTCGGCCATTACATCGCCACTTTTAACTTTATCGCCAACTTTTTTATGCCACTTCGCCATTACACCTTCGGTCATGGTATCGCTCATTTTGGGCATTCTAACTATTTCAGCCATTCTATATTATTAAATGAAATGCGTTCTAAATTAATCTAGTACGTAAGGATAATCCTGTTGTACATAAACATCTTGATATAATTCTGATTCTTCCGGCCAAGGTGACTCTTCCGCAAATTTAACAGCATCATCGACAATTTGTTTCACTTTAGCTTCAATCTCTTCAATCCATGCCTGATCAGCATATTTTTCCTGAAGGATTGTCTCTCTTACAGCTTCGATAGGATCTTTAGTTTTGTAAGATTCTAATTCGTCTTTAGAACGATATTTAGCAGGATCAGACATTGAGTGACCGCGGTAACGGTAAGTTCTGATCTCCAGGAAGGTTGGTCCGTCACCATTTCTTGCACGTTGAGCAGCTTCGTCCATTGCAGTGTGAACTGCTACAGGATCCATTCCGTCTACCGGTGCACATGGCATATCAAAACCTAAACCTATTTTATATATATCAGTCATGTTGGTGGTACGCTCTACAGAGGTTCCCATTGCATAACCATTATTCTCACAAACAAAGATGACAGGTAGTTTCCATAACATCGCCATATTAAAGGCTTCGTTTAAAGCACCCTGACGAACTGCTCCATCACCCATGTAACAAACATTTACATTTTTAGTGCCTTTATATTTTTCAGCGAAAGCGATACCTGCTCCTAATGGAATTTGTCCACCAACGATACCATGTCCACCATAAAAGTTATGCTCTTTGCTAAACATGTGCATAGAACCACCTTTTCCTTTAGAACATCCGGTAGCTTTACCATACATCTCTGCCATAATGCTATTTGCACTCACACCTTTTGCTAAAGCATGCGCATGATCGCGGTAGGCAGTGA comes from the Pedobacter sp. FW305-3-2-15-E-R2A2 genome and includes:
- a CDS encoding SDR family oxidoreductase — encoded protein: MKVLLTGANGYIGTRLLPVLLEQGHEVVCMVRDKRRFALESDFGNRVKIITGDLLRPLEEIPKDIQAAYYLVHSMSASENGFSDLELHSAQNFVNALQATDCGQLIYLTGIVNDEGLSKHLSSRLAVEEELKKSGIAFTILRAAIIIGSGSASFEIIRDLTEKLPLMVAPKWVQTKCQPIGIRDVLRYLSGVLSNDKALGQIFDIGGPDVLSYREMMMQYAEVRQLRRIIITLPLLTPRLSSLWLNLVTSVPYALARSLVDSMKNEVICKENKITAIVPGPCLPYRETLKLAFEKIEQNSIVSSWKDALNRGYLETSFMDQVKVPQNGTLEYKVKMPFERDPKEVFENIWGIGGDRGWYYLNWLWNLRGFLDKLFGGVGTRRGRTGNSSLQAGDVLDFWRVLLADKNNRRLLLFAEMKVPGEAWLEFKIVEHHGQTFLSQIATFRPSGLWGRVYWYAMFPFHLFLFKGMARQITLFRLQ
- a CDS encoding response regulator transcription factor, with the translated sequence MAKSSKIHKNILVIEDNHAILDVITLILQSEAYKVTGLNKSADMMMHIEQLKPDLVILDIMLPDGDGRELLTQLRSQASTEDIPVLMISARYTEENIQHGAFKPNGFLAKPFDIDDLLDRIEGILAGKIY
- a CDS encoding nuclear transport factor 2 family protein; the encoded protein is MNANEALITKFYTAFQNKDVSTMQECYSDQATFSDAAFTDLNAKEVRAMWAMLIKGGKDMRVEFSNVRADAHGATAHWDAYYTFSATGRKVLNQIDARFVIENGKIVKHTDHFDFYTWSRQALGLPGLLLGWTSFLKNKVRKQASAKLAAYMARE
- the hisS gene encoding histidine--tRNA ligase, translated to MSNIKPSLVKGTRDFSPQEMVKRNYIFDTIKTVFKKYGYAEIQTPTMENLSTLTGKYGDEGDKLIFKILNSGDFLSKANPELLANANSQKLISSISEKALRYDLTVPFARYVVMHQNDISLPFKRFQVQPVWRADRPQKGRYREFYQCDVDVVGSDSLLNEAEFVLIYQEALSNLGLKDFTIKLNNRKILSGIAEIIGKPELIIDMTVAIDKLDKIGLDGVSKELLERGFTEADLEKLKPVILLQGSNEEKLNSLRTVLAGSATGMNGIAEIETVFRYLKGLLQSNPALSPDLELDITLARGLNYYTGCIFEVKTNEAAMGSIGGGGRYDDLTGMFGLKGLTGVGISFGADRIYDVLLELNLFPESVAAGTKVLISNFDEAAELYALPIVQQLRNANIAAELYPSAAKLKKQMSYADAKNIPYVILIGSDEMQSGALTLKDMHSGQQDKLSLEAIIERIKD
- a CDS encoding 2-oxo acid dehydrogenase subunit E2: MAEIVRMPKMSDTMTEGVMAKWHKKVGDKVKSGDVMAEVETDKATMDLESYWDGTVLYIGVEEGQAVPVDAVIAVIGKEGEDYKAALDAEGAATPSAEAKPAAEAALAEKPAEDKKEATAAAGITDADLEKMGVTVVRMPLLSDTMTEGVIAEWHKKVGDKIKNDDILADVETDKATMEVMGYADGTLLHIGVEKGAAAKVNGIIAIVGPEGTDISGILAQGDAPAKPAADKKADAPVAESTSSVAAETAAESSDRVKASPLAKRIAKDKGIDLAQVAGSADGGRIIKKDIENFKPAAAVAATPAATTSAAPAEKQAQVSIPVFVGEEKYTEKPVTQMRKVIAKRLSESLFTAPHFYLTMSIDMDGAIAARTKINEYAPVKISFNDMVLKAVAIALKQHPNVNSSWLGDKIRYNEHVNIGVAVAVEDGLLVPVVRFADGKSLSHISAEVKDFAQRAKAKKLQPADWEGSTFTISNLGMFGIDEFTAIINPPDACILAIGGISQVPVVKNGAVVPGNVMKVTLSCDHRVVDGATGSAFLQTLKALLEEPVRLLV